Proteins from one Hyperolius riggenbachi isolate aHypRig1 chromosome 2, aHypRig1.pri, whole genome shotgun sequence genomic window:
- the LOC137544719 gene encoding olfactory receptor 52K2-like, with amino-acid sequence MAAKWSHRVDFAAVAGEPQSQFKLHQRYKNPGRQNRCEIQISGIQKKHDAKDVSLKVFTGPTQSNINKVLIQVVSPPPHPTRIRLTLLLSSSLNIWFRDKKSQAMISSTMNISVIRTNFVLVGLVEIEKFRFPIGFIVFTFYFTTMFVSSTIVHATWTEESLHEPMYIFIGNLLFNVMFGASAYFPKLIIDLFSGNSIIYLFGYLFQAFCIQTYACVEIFTFTVMAYDRYLAVGHPLRYPTLMTNLTSQKLLLAIWVYVVVGITVDIGFLASQNYCGEEINNVYCETMSLIPLACGDTSIYNAYTASWTFLMMIGCLLVIIYCYISTGFICLRLSKEAAQKATHTLITHVVAFSVFITAVIFVTYRHRLNFGSVSTSVHIAIAMVGLGMSITVNPLIYGIRTKALRIRIVYTLQKITGKAYK; translated from the exons ATGGCTGCTAAATGGTCCCACCGGGTAGACTTTGCTGCAGTTGCTGGAGAACCTCAGTCTCAATTTAAGCTCCATCAAAGGtataaaaatccaggcagacagaatagATGTGAAATccagatctctggaattcagaagAAACACGATGCCAAAGATGTTTCCCTGAAAGTATTCACAGGGCCTACACAAAGCAACATTAACAAAG TTCTTATTCAGGTTgtgtcaccaccaccacacccaacTAGAATACGACTCACCCTCTT ATTGAGTTCCAGTTTGAACATTTGGTTCCGAGATAAGAAAAGCCAAGCCATGATTTCATCTACAATGAACATCTCGGTGATCAGGACCAACTTTGTTCTCGTGGGACTTGTCGAGATAGAGAAATTCAGATTTCCAATCGGCTTTATTGTTTTCACTTTTTATTTCACCACAATGTTTGTAAGTTCAACAATTGTTCATGCGACCTGGACAGAAGAAAGCCTGCACGAGCCTATGTACATCTTCATCGGTAACTTGCTGTTCAACGTCATGTTTGGAGCTTCGGCTTATTTTCCCAAACTGATCATTGACTTGTTTTCTGGAAATTCAATCATCTACCTCTTTGGGTATCTCTTTCAGGCCTTCTGTATTCAGACTTACGCCTGTGTTGAAATTTTTACCTTCACAGTCATGGCGTATGATCGATATTTGGCTGTAGGCCACCCACTAAGATACCCAACTCTGATGACAAACTTGACAAGTCAAAAACTGTTACTTGCCATATGGGTTTATGTCGTGGTGGGTATAACTGTGGACATAGGTTTTTTGGCAAGTCAAAATTATTGTGGGGAGGAGATCAACAATGTCTACTGTGAGACTATGTCCCTCATACCTCTTGCTTGTGGTGACACTTCCATCTACAATGCCTACACAGCATCATGGACATTTTTGATGATGATTGGCTGCCTACTTGTCATCATTTACTGTTACATAAGCACgggtttcatctgtctcaggcttTCCAAGGAAGCTGCTCAGAAAGCCACCCATACACTGATCACGCATGTGGTGGCCTTCTCCGTATTTATTACTGCCGTCATATTTGTTACCTACAGGCATAGGCTGAACTTTGGCTCAGTGTCGACGTCTGTCCATATTGCCATTGCTATGGTTGGCTTAGGTATGTCCATTACTGTAAATCCTCTCATCTATGGGATACGGACAAAGGCTCTCAGAATAAGAATTGTTTACACTCTGCAGAAAATCACTGGCAAGGCATATAAGTAA